One genomic region from Vitis riparia cultivar Riparia Gloire de Montpellier isolate 1030 chromosome 17, EGFV_Vit.rip_1.0, whole genome shotgun sequence encodes:
- the LOC117903961 gene encoding uncharacterized protein LOC117903961 isoform X1 — MATPKEHIEEIRRTKFSIGGEQNPLTEDLHQAVKNLSAELYAKDVHFLMELIQNAEDNEYREDVNPSLELVITSKDITGTGALMTLLIFNNEKGFSAKNIESICGVGRSTKKGNRKRGYIGEKGIGFKSVFLITAQPYIFSNGYQIRFNEEPCPHSNLGYIVPEWVEQNPSLADIKQIYGSHAVLPTTTIILPLKPDKIKPVKEQLSSIQPEVLLFLSKIKQFSVKEDNEDPRLNTVNAISISSEINFVTRKNIDADSYTLHLSADETSDVTEKECSYYMWRQKFPVRQENQVERRLEVEEWVITLAFPLGQRLNRGMSSPGVYAFLPTEMVTNFPFIIQADFVLASSRETILLDNKWNQGILDCVPSAFLNAFISLVTTSQDVPVSTLTPMFKFLPIDSSSYPKLNVVRESIKAKLLKENIIPCESYSDQKIFRKPCEVGRLMTSFWNILKKARYQGVSLDSLSSHGSYILNSSFETEEYDHILNFLGVKPVNSQWYATCIRSSNLLLGVTEDDYLELLLFIAEKWSSSFHSTDMRNVPLLKYVGPDGNVVLCPTSNVTMWNGESMICMSRESQHISWLIDWNREFRRVTDRYFMPKSTQEAIKVFSKRETLLEWLQNQVKVRVVSVYDFAVILYNSFKGGDRQLAIAYVHFLYHSLSKSYLPKVDVDYLCGIMPLVDNYGHVSTQRKGVLVPANGSKWVGLMGANPWRGAGYVELGEDYLRSGSYAGSFTPEMQLMTFLKTHVAASDIPDISPPDAELSAAYAPLTKQNAFLLLDWIRNLKYKQSYLKYYQALPDKFLTSIKMGSWLKISLSGSPGYRPPSQSFLLTSSDENLMQDESVMVDIPLIDQGFYGNGINNYKEELKTVGVKFEYGEACEFIGRHLMSLAASSALTKSNVFQILKFIRFLRLRCLPADKFIQSIKDGRWLKTSCGHRSPVGSVLFDQEWEAASQISDIPFIDQDHYGKEILGFKMELQLLGVLVGFNKNYQLVTDHFKSQACSNCPTAKSILLIFECMWDCERNSRSAHELVQALKGNKCLKTNMGYKFPSECFLFNTEWDSLLKVFHNDFPLIDEKFYGTSILSYQKELRQAGVVVDFEAATQKFLAVFKKHASSSSIGREHVLSFLRSYGQINRTNNKFPSDFKHNICEAKWLQTRLGVPRSPRECILFGPEWEPVSSITVLPFIDDSDNYYSKRIHEYSEELWSLGVTIKYKDGVRFVAAGVYFPQDPSTITPESVFSLLQCIQILMKDGYTLTDAFRKKVSQSWLKTNAGYRSPGQSLLFGSEWGSFLHRNDGPFIDEEFYGPSITAYKNELREIGVTVDLLNGCSLLAGYLDFHSEFSTIVRVYNYLNEHGWSPSNDTPRRIWIPNGSDSGEWVSPEKCVIHDKDGLFSSRLNVLEKHYEPELFSLFCRVMQVKSNPSFDDYCDLWNNWENSREQLSRSECCAFWAHVSKHWSKNTQKTLADSLSKLPVESGSERIMLFDKRDVFIADDLQLKYLFQQSSPHSIFVWYPQPSIPSLPRTKLLDIYREIGVRSISKSVQKEEISKLEASELKQVSQKETLIGKGLLKLILGFLAGPSIEMEAGQRLEAVKGLLNLKVFETEGQTAASYRLSMSSGETMDVDARGMMRWDREDSKLFMQKMDISGGHKNKIEYATIFAEVISEGVLQEKEDHISDLAELIKLAFFLDFDEEAVGFLMRSKNLQVFLEDEEFLSSALSLD; from the exons ATGGCGACGCCGAAGGAGCATATAGAGGAGATAAGGAGGACGAAGTTCTCGATCGGAGGAGAGCAGAATCCGCTGACGGAGGATCTTCACCAGGCGGTGAAGAATCTCTCTGCTGAGCTTTACGCTAAGGATGTTCATTTCCTCATGGAACTCATTCAG AATGCAGAAGATAACGAATATCGGGAAGACGTAAATCCGTCGTTGGAGCTCGTTATAACTTCAAAGGACATAACTGGCACTGGAGCACTGATGACGTTGTTGATTTTCAACAATGAAAAGGGATTTTCAGCTAAAAATATTGAGTCTATCTGCGGTGTTGGGAGGTCCACCAAGAAAGGCAACAGGAAGCGCGGTTATATTGGAGAGAAAG GAATTGGATTCAAGAGTGTATTTTTGATCACAGCTCAGCCTTACATATTCAGTAATGGATATCAGATACGATTCAATGAAGAGCCTTGCCCGCACAGCAATCTTGGGTACATTGTCCCTGAATGGGTTGAGCAGAATCCAAGTCTTGCTgacataaaacaaatatatggtTCTCATGCAGTCCTTCCGACCACTACCATAATCTTGCCTCTAAAGCCTGACAAGATCAAGCCTGTGAAGGAACAGCTCTCAAGTATTCAACCTGAAgttctattatttctttcaaaGATTAAGCAGTTTTCTGTCAAGGAAGATAATGAGGATCCAAGGCTCAATACTGTGAATGCCATCTCCATTTCAAGTGAAATTAACTTTGTTACAAGGAAGAATATTGATGCTGATTCCTATACTCTCCATCTCTCTGCGGATGAAACTAGTGATGTGACTGAAAAAGAATGCAGCTACTATATGTGGAGGCAGAAGTTCCCTGTCAGGCAGGAAAATCAAGTAGAAAGAAGACTTGAAGTGGAGGAGTGGGTTATTACGCTGGCATTTCCACTTGGACAGCGACTGAATAGGGGGATGAGCTCTCCTGGAGTCTATGCATTTCTTCCCACGGAGATGGTTACAAATTTTCCCTTCATTATTCAGGCAGATTTTGTTCTTGCATCATCCAGGGAAACAATCCTCTTGGACAACAAATGGAACCAAGGCATTCTAGATTGTGTGCCTTCTGCTTTTCTTAATGCCTTTATTTCACTGGTTACAACATCACAAGATGTTCCAGTTTCTACACTGACCCCAATGTTTAAGTTCTTACCTATCGACAGCTCTTCTTATCCAAAGCTCAATGTCGTGAGGGAGTCTATCAAAGCAAAACTGCTCAAGGAGAATATCATACCATGTGAGTCGTATTCAGACCAGAAGATCTTTCGTAAACCTTGTGAAGTGGGTAGGTTAATGACTTCTTTCTGGAATATCCTGAAAAAGGCAAGGTATCAAGGGGTAAGCTTGGATTCTCTGTCATCCCATGGAAGCTATATCCTGAATTCTTCATTTGAGACAGAGGAGTACGATCACATATTGAATTTCCTTGGTGTGAAACCTGTCAATAGCCAATGGTATGCCACGTGTATCAGGAGTTCCAATCTTCTTTTGGGAGTGACAGAGGATGATTATTTGGAACTTCTACTCTTTATTGCTGAGAAATGGAGTTCCTCTTTCCACAGCACGGACATGAGGAATGTTCCTCTCCTGAAATATGTTGGTCCTGATGGAAATGTTGTTTTGTGCCCTACAAGCAATGTCACAATGTGGAATGGTGAAAGTATGATTTGTATGTCCCGTGAGTCTCAGCATATTTCATGGTTGATAGACTGGAACAGGGAATTTAGACGTGTGACAGATCGATATTTTATGCCCAAAAGCACACAAGAAGCTATCAAAGTTTTTTCTAAGAGAGAGACTCTGTTGGAATGGCTTCAAAATCAAGTGAAGGTTCGCGTTGTCAGTGTGTACGACTTTGCTGTCATtctttataattcttttaaggGGGGTGACCGACAGCTTGCTATTGCCTATGTTCACTTCCTTTATCATTCCCTCTCGAAGAGTTATCTACCAAAGGTGGATGTTGACTATTTGTGTGGTATCATGCCACTTGTAGATAACTATGGGCATGTGAGCACTCAGAGAAAAGGGGTTCTCGTTCCTGCTAACGGAAGCAAATGGGTGGGATTAATGGGTGCAAATCCGTGGAGGGGAGCAGGCTATGTTGAGCTGGGAGAAGACTATTTGCGCTCGGGCAGTTATGCAGGTTCATTCACACCAGAGATGCAGCTCATGACGTTTCTCAAAACTCATGTTGCAGCTTCTGATATACCTGATATATCTCCTCCCGACGCCGAGTTATCTGCCGCATATGCACCACTCACCAAGCAAAATGCATTCTTGCTGTTGGACTGGATTCGCAACCTGAAATATAAGCAAAGCTACCTGAAATATTATCAAGCTCTGCCAGATAAGTTCCTGACATCCATTAAGATGGGAAGCTGGCTCAAAATTTCCCTCAGTGGCAGTCCTGGATACAGGCCACCATCACAGTCTTTCCTGCTTACTTCATCAGATGAAAATCTTATGCAGGACGAGTCAGTAATGGTTGATATTCCATTGATTGACCAAGGATTTTATGGAAATGGCATCAATAATTATAAGGAGGAGCTCAAAACTGTTGGAGTAAAGTTTGAATATGGCGAAGCGTGTGAGTTTATAGGGAGGCACCTCATGTCTCTTGCAGCTTCCTCTGCATTGACTAAATCCAATGTGTTTCAAATACTTAAgttcatcagatttttgagaCTTAGATGTCTTCCGGCTGATAAATTCATCCAGAGTATCAAAGATGGAAGGTGGTTGAAGACTTCCTGTGGTCACAGGTCTCCAGTTGGATCTGTTTTATTTGACCAGGAATGGGAAGCTGCATCACAAATAAGTGACATCCCCTTCATTGACCAAGATCACTATGGCAAGGAAATCCTTGGTTTCAAAATGGAACTCCAATTGCTTGGTGTGCTGGTTGGCTTTAACAAAAATTACCAGCTTGTTACCGATCACTTCAAGTCTCAAGCATGCTCAAATTGTCCAACAGCCAAGTCTATTCTTTTGATATTTGAATGCATGTGGGATTGCGAGCGCAATTCAAGATCAGCCCATGAACTTGTGCAGGCGCTTAAAGGTAATAAATGCTTGAAGACGAACATGGGCTACAAGTTTCCTAGTGAATGTTTCCTGTTTAATACTGAGTGGGATTCGCTTCTGAAAGTCTTCCATAATGATTTTCCACTTATTGATGAAAAGTTCTATGGAACCAGCATCTTGTCTTACCAAAAAGAGTTGAGGCAAGCAGGTGTAGTGGTGGATTTTGAAGCAGCGACCCAGAAATTTTTAGCTGTTTTCAAGAAGCATGCATCCTCGTCTTCTATTGGAAGAGAACATGTTCTGTCTTTTCTCAGGTCTTACGGACAAATTAATAGGACAAACAACAAGTTTCCTTCAGATTTTAAGCACAACATTTGTGAGGCAAAATGGCTGCAAACACGGCTTGGTGTTCCTAGATCACCAAGAGAGTGCATTCTTTTTGGCCCAGAGTGGGAACCTGTAAGTTCAATTACTGTGCTTCCTTTCATTGATGATAGTGATAATTACTATAGCAAGAGAATTCATGAATATAGTGAAGAGCTGTGGAGCCTGGGTGTTACCATCAAGTATAAAGATGGGGTGAGGTTTGTGGCTGCAGGTGTCTACTTTCCCCAAGATCCCAGCACCATAACTCCTGAAAGTGTGTTCTCTCTGCTGCAGTGCATCCAGATTTTAATGAAAGATGGTTATACTTTGACTGATGCTTTCCGAAAAAAGGTTTCTCAAAGTTGGTTAAAAACCAATGCTGGGTATAGGTCTCCAGGCCAAAGTTTGTTGTTTGGCTCTGAGTGGGGTTCTTTCTTACACAGAAACGATGGACCTTTCATTGATGAAGAATTCTATGGCCCCAGCATTACAGCCTACAAGAACGAGCTCAGAGAAATTGGAGTGACCGTTGATTTGTTAAATGGGTGCTCTTTGCTTGCTGGCTATCTTGATTTTCATTCTGAATTTTCAACCATTGTTCGAGTCTATAATTACTTGAATGAACACGGCTGGTCGCCTTCCAATGATACTCCTAGAAGGATCTGGATCCCTAATGGGAGTGACAGTGGAGAGTGGGTTAGTCCTGAAAAATGTGTTATTCACGACAAGGATGGTCTCTTCAGTTCACGACTGAATGTTTTGGAGAAACACTATGAGCCGGAATTATTCAGCCTTTTCTGCAGAGTCATGCAAGTTAAATCCAATCCTTCTTTCGATGACTACTGCGACCTTTGGAATAACTGGGAAAATTCAAGGGAGCAATTGTCACGTTCGGAGTGTTGTGCTTTCTGGGCCCATGTTTCAAAGCACTGGAGTAAAAACACACAGAAAACTCTTGCCGACAGCTTGTCAAAACTGCCAGTTGAATCAGGATCGGAGAGAATAATGTTGTTTGACAAACGTGATGTTTTCATTGCAGATGACCTCCAGCTAAAGTATCTTTTCCAACAATCTTCGCCTCACTCAATTTTTGTGTGGTATCCCCAGCCAAGCATCCCTTCCTTGCCCCGGACTAAGCTGCTTGACATCTACAGGGAAATTGGTGTTCGTTCTATCTCTAAATCTGTACAGAAGGAAGAAATCTCCAAGTTGGAGGCCAGTGAACTCAAGCAAGTGTCTCAGAAGGAAACTTTGATCGGAAAAGGCCTGCTGAAACTCATTCTTGGCTTTCTCGCTGGTCCTTCTATTGAAATGGAAGCAGGACAAAGGCTGGAAGCTGTCAAAGGCCTTCTTAATCTTAAGGTGTTTGAGACGGAGGGGCAAACTGCAGCAAGCTACAGATTGTCAATGTCTTCTGGGGAAACCATGGACGTCGATGCAAGAGGAATGATGCGCTGGGACCGGGAGGATTCCAAGCTTTTCATGCAGAAGATGGATATATCGGGtggacataaaaataaaatcgaaTATGCTACAATCTTCGCTGAAGTAATATCAGAGGGCGTCTTACAGGAGAAAGAAGACCATATATCTGATCTCGCCGAACTGATCAAGTTGGCATTCTTCCTGGATTTTGATGAGGAAGCAGTTGGGTTCCTGATGAGATCCAAGAATCTCCAAGTTTTCTTGGAGGACGAGGAGTTTCTCTCTTCAGCCCTTTCTCTGGACTAG